The Leptospiraceae bacterium DNA segment TCTTGTTTTTTAGGTTTATCTTCTAAAACTTTTTCGAGGAAATCTGAATCATCTTCCTGTGCAAAATTACTAAAAGTAATCGAAAGGGAGAGCGAAATAAAAAAAAGTATTTTCAAAAACTCTTTCCCTTTGCGGAATAAATTTGTTCCGCGAAATTTTGCTTGATTGTTGACAGAAAGAAATCTCATAAAATTATTTTTTCTTTACTATAGAGGTAGCTGTAAATGTAACATTTGTATCTTTTGCGATATTCAACACTACTGATTCATTATTATCCTTAAACTCAACAACTTTACCCCAAATTCCACTAGATGTTACAACTGTATCACCTTTCACTAGGGCTTGTATCATCGCTTTTTTATTTTTCTCTTCTTTCCTTTGTGGTTGAATTACCAAAAAATACATAATCACAAGCATGATTGGAAATAAAATGAGAGCTGAAAGAGAAGACTTTGCATCTGCCCCTTCTTGTGCTAAAAAGAAAATAATTTGAAGTGTCGCTGTTAAATACATCTTATACTACCTTTTATTATGAAACTATGGAAAAAGCGTGTCACTCATTAACATTTTGATATGCTTCTTCACTATTACCACTTTCATTTTTACGCAATGTCAGTCATTAATTTTTTAAATTCAGAAAGTAATCCATTACTTTTCCAGATTTTAACTGAGCCAAAGCCATTTGAAATCCCTCTTTAATAGTACCTGCCTTTCC contains these protein-coding regions:
- the yajC gene encoding preprotein translocase subunit YajC — translated: MYLTATLQIIFFLAQEGADAKSSLSALILFPIMLVIMYFLVIQPQRKEEKNKKAMIQALVKGDTVVTSSGIWGKVVEFKDNNESVVLNIAKDTNVTFTATSIVKKK